A window from Elusimicrobiota bacterium encodes these proteins:
- a CDS encoding alpha-amylase family glycosyl hydrolase, with the protein MIHRLPRRWLLALLPAALLAFQQGVFVSGASAQQNVSQGQTGVNAGTGVQGAVGTVPSVQLGNLPVNTAAPLMGSVLPSVGAHPNVIEGMSRAAKSVPAGNTPFVLYPVDVQKQSIHDVPAASLPRVAASVTSDASKVFGETAKGAAKSVGQGQSKTSAIPDVGPAGSVADAPAAQTPEPSGVSGVIHGASGVVEKLQDPFDTRNDHPSTPAKKKGKRVVSGKDEVGWADMPEEPAEAPSSLADVSLEVPAGAKYTPSPEDWRDGIIYSLVIDRFGRAAPYMTWGDPADGRTRHGGNIRGLIERLDYLQNLGVQHILINPVTMSPPAGYHQYWPVHFMAVDPQIGTMADFKELVAEAHKRGMTVILDWIANHAGPVLEYEGGYKFGAPKPIKKMNYPIKPVELQDRKGSSNWFDEMLGGPAKRVAESNWLLLQSIPGIKGLKVERGRHYFVNGDQWGIRLEAAGDADIQVIREALKPYLHSGAAISVYCNGFLLYALYDGNESDASRQPDPRMERHQKPKGLLDALRGGLAKRFAAANGEALRKIPGVTAAEAVKDYLWIIDEQEWGFRIDIARDADLREVVKALEPYRYDGVPIAVFRSVEDGPLLQYAMSGGGQNTHLHPEAEEPPNPVNQHFHRRGSIDDWNNHEQVMNGDFPGGLNQLATENPSTQDILLTVAKWWMKETDIDGYRLDTYMHVNPAFWSRFFKEVREYAGKLGKKNFLILGELYHGDPNALKPELGNGRLDAAYNYPAYFWDEAALHGQAPTSILEQSFRQIGAALGRGINYLVRFLDNQDKPRFLRPNDPVGILKVALAYTLMTVGIPYVYYGTEHAFRQNPGVDLGMDGYREDMFPEGKFKTPSSKGDNFDPKDPVYQHLRAMADIRKAHPALRRGEQFVRWSDPNGPGIFAFSRILGDEEVVVVLNTADAARSAEMWVDAKLTPPGTELVDAMNPGNDYRSYAKDGGSKLYVNIPPHGVRILVRRKS; encoded by the coding sequence ATGATTCACCGGCTCCCGCGCCGTTGGCTCCTCGCCCTGCTCCCGGCAGCCCTGCTGGCCTTCCAGCAGGGCGTTTTCGTCTCCGGGGCCTCGGCGCAGCAGAACGTCTCCCAGGGCCAGACGGGCGTCAACGCGGGGACCGGCGTCCAGGGCGCGGTCGGGACCGTCCCCTCCGTCCAGCTCGGCAACCTCCCGGTCAACACCGCGGCCCCGCTCATGGGCAGCGTCCTTCCGAGCGTCGGAGCGCACCCGAACGTCATCGAAGGGATGTCTCGCGCGGCGAAGTCCGTCCCCGCAGGGAACACCCCCTTCGTCCTCTATCCCGTCGACGTTCAAAAACAGTCCATCCATGATGTTCCGGCCGCTTCTTTGCCGCGTGTCGCGGCTTCCGTCACGTCCGACGCGTCCAAGGTGTTCGGTGAGACCGCGAAGGGCGCTGCGAAGTCGGTCGGCCAGGGGCAGTCCAAGACCTCCGCGATCCCTGACGTCGGGCCCGCCGGTTCGGTCGCCGATGCGCCCGCCGCCCAGACGCCCGAGCCCTCCGGCGTCTCCGGCGTCATCCACGGCGCCTCCGGCGTCGTCGAGAAGCTCCAGGACCCCTTCGACACCCGCAACGACCATCCGAGCACCCCCGCCAAGAAGAAGGGCAAGCGCGTCGTCTCGGGCAAGGACGAGGTCGGCTGGGCCGACATGCCGGAGGAGCCGGCCGAGGCGCCGAGCTCTCTGGCGGACGTCTCGCTCGAGGTCCCCGCGGGCGCGAAGTACACTCCGTCGCCCGAGGACTGGCGCGACGGCATCATCTACTCGCTGGTCATCGACCGCTTCGGCCGGGCGGCGCCCTACATGACCTGGGGCGACCCCGCCGACGGCCGCACCCGCCACGGCGGCAACATCCGCGGCCTCATCGAGCGCCTCGATTATCTGCAGAACCTCGGTGTGCAGCACATCCTCATCAACCCGGTGACGATGAGCCCGCCGGCCGGCTACCACCAGTACTGGCCCGTGCACTTCATGGCCGTCGACCCGCAGATCGGCACGATGGCGGACTTCAAGGAGCTCGTCGCCGAGGCCCACAAGCGCGGCATGACGGTCATCCTCGACTGGATCGCCAATCACGCCGGTCCCGTCCTGGAGTACGAAGGCGGCTACAAGTTCGGGGCGCCGAAGCCGATCAAGAAGATGAACTACCCGATCAAGCCCGTCGAGCTCCAGGACCGCAAGGGGTCGTCGAACTGGTTCGATGAGATGCTGGGCGGCCCCGCCAAGCGCGTCGCGGAGTCCAACTGGCTGCTCCTGCAGAGCATCCCCGGCATCAAGGGCCTGAAGGTCGAGCGAGGGCGCCACTACTTCGTCAACGGCGATCAATGGGGCATCCGGCTCGAGGCGGCCGGAGACGCGGACATCCAGGTGATCCGGGAAGCGCTGAAGCCCTATCTTCATTCCGGGGCGGCGATCTCGGTCTACTGCAACGGTTTCCTCCTCTACGCTCTTTACGACGGGAACGAATCCGACGCCAGCAGACAGCCGGATCCCCGGATGGAGCGTCATCAGAAGCCGAAGGGACTGCTGGACGCGCTTCGAGGCGGGCTCGCCAAGCGATTCGCCGCGGCCAACGGCGAAGCTCTGCGAAAGATCCCCGGGGTGACGGCGGCTGAGGCCGTGAAGGACTACCTGTGGATCATCGACGAACAGGAGTGGGGTTTCCGGATCGACATCGCGCGGGACGCCGACCTGCGCGAGGTCGTGAAGGCTCTGGAGCCCTATCGCTATGACGGCGTGCCGATCGCGGTCTTCCGCAGCGTCGAGGACGGCCCGCTGCTGCAGTACGCGATGTCCGGGGGCGGACAGAACACCCATCTTCACCCCGAGGCCGAGGAGCCGCCGAACCCCGTGAACCAGCATTTCCACCGCCGCGGCTCCATCGACGACTGGAACAACCACGAGCAGGTCATGAACGGGGACTTCCCCGGCGGGCTCAACCAGCTGGCCACGGAGAACCCGTCGACGCAGGACATCCTCCTGACGGTGGCGAAGTGGTGGATGAAGGAGACCGACATCGACGGCTACCGCCTCGACACCTACATGCACGTCAACCCGGCCTTCTGGTCCCGCTTCTTCAAGGAGGTCCGCGAGTACGCCGGGAAGCTCGGCAAGAAGAACTTCCTCATCCTCGGCGAGCTCTACCACGGCGACCCCAACGCCTTGAAGCCGGAACTCGGCAACGGCCGACTCGACGCCGCCTACAACTACCCCGCCTACTTCTGGGACGAGGCCGCGCTGCACGGCCAGGCGCCGACGAGCATCCTCGAGCAGAGTTTCCGCCAGATCGGCGCGGCGCTCGGGCGCGGCATCAACTACCTCGTCCGCTTCCTCGACAATCAGGATAAGCCGCGCTTCCTGCGTCCCAACGACCCGGTCGGCATCCTCAAGGTGGCGCTCGCCTACACGCTGATGACGGTCGGCATCCCCTACGTCTACTACGGCACCGAGCACGCCTTCCGGCAGAACCCGGGCGTGGACCTCGGGATGGACGGCTACCGCGAGGACATGTTCCCTGAGGGCAAGTTCAAGACGCCGAGCTCGAAGGGCGACAACTTCGACCCGAAGGACCCGGTCTACCAGCATCTGCGCGCGATGGCCGACATCCGCAAGGCCCATCCCGCGCTCCGCCGCGGCGAGCAGTTCGTCCGGTGGTCCGACCCCAACGGTCCCGGCATCTTCGCCTTCAGCCGCATCCTCGGCGACGAGGAGGTCGTGGTCGTGCTCAACACGGCCGACGCCGCCCGCTCCGCCGAGATGTGGGTCGACGCGAAGCTCACCCCGCCCGGCACCGAGCTCGTCGACGCGATGAACCCGGGCAACGACTACCGCAGCTACGCGAAGGACGGCGGGTCGAAGCTGTACGTCAACATCCCGCCTCACGGCGTCCGCATCCTCGTCCGCCGGAAATCGTAA